In the Candidatus Mycosynbacter amalyticus genome, one interval contains:
- the cyoD gene encoding cytochrome o ubiquinol oxidase subunit IV gives MSKASVRRYETQQYIIGFAGAAVLTVLAYLSVKFHWYDATTTAAFVLLLAVVQFVVQVYYFLHLRGEAKPRWRNWTFVYALVMMLVVVCGSLWVMYNLNYRMGMSGDAMEKYMLKQNEKGF, from the coding sequence ATGAGTAAGGCATCTGTACGTCGATATGAAACGCAGCAATACATCATTGGCTTTGCGGGCGCAGCGGTGCTTACAGTACTGGCGTATTTGTCAGTCAAATTTCACTGGTACGATGCCACCACGACAGCAGCGTTTGTACTGCTGCTCGCCGTCGTCCAGTTCGTCGTACAGGTCTACTATTTCCTGCACCTCCGCGGTGAAGCCAAGCCTCGCTGGCGCAACTGGACTTTTGTCTATGCGCTTGTCATGATGCTCGTCGTCGTGTGCGGTTCACTGTGGGTGATGTACAACCTCAACTACCGCATGGGCATGAGCGGCGACGCCATGGAAAAGTACATGCTCAAACAGAACGAAAAAGGTTTTTAG
- a CDS encoding cbb3-type cytochrome c oxidase subunit I, whose protein sequence is MDPSWLIGRLSAEYLPHDPVTMGAAIGMPLAIIGVLAAITYFKLWGYIWREWITTLDAKKIGVMYMGIAILMLLRGGADALMLRAQTALAQTGVELFNTQTFQEVFTAHGSIMIFFVGMGAMFGLINIALPMLLGTRDVAFPFMNSVSFWLFFTGMVIINASLVFGGFSNGGWLGYPPLTGIEYNPGPGVDYWIWALQISGIGSLLSGINFTVTILKHRAPGMTLMKMPVFAWSVLVSMVLVMLAFPVLTATLGMLALDRVAGMHFFTSEAGGNPMMYINLIWAWGHPEVYILILPAFGIFSEVVATFARKRLFGYTTMVAALIAIMFLSFVVWQHHFFTMGAGANVNAFFGIMTMIIAIPTGVKLFNWIFTMYKGRIRFTAPMVWFMCFAVTFTIGGASGVMMAVPALDFQVHNTMFLVAHFHNVIIGGVLFGYFAGIYYWWPKIFGFKLHDKFGKLSAYCWQVGFVLAFIPLYILGLMGAVRRINTYDDPSWVPLFVVSAVGVCVIGLGAVLMILGMVYSVWKRKELADTTGDPWDGRTLEWSIPSPAPFYNFAIAPKVTRRDEWWYAKKDGIKKPKREDYEDIELPKNTAEGVYIAVAAGMVGFAFIWHVWWILVVALIAVVTLIIRRTLNDDTEYILTADELYRLDKEARA, encoded by the coding sequence ATGGATCCGTCATGGCTAATCGGTCGACTCTCGGCAGAATACCTCCCGCACGATCCTGTCACCATGGGCGCTGCTATCGGCATGCCACTAGCTATCATCGGCGTGCTCGCCGCCATCACTTACTTCAAACTTTGGGGGTATATCTGGCGTGAATGGATCACCACCCTCGACGCCAAGAAGATTGGTGTCATGTACATGGGTATTGCTATTCTCATGCTACTGCGCGGTGGCGCCGATGCACTCATGCTGCGCGCACAGACGGCACTCGCGCAGACGGGTGTGGAGCTATTCAATACTCAGACATTCCAAGAAGTCTTCACTGCACACGGTAGTATCATGATCTTTTTCGTCGGCATGGGCGCTATGTTTGGTCTTATCAATATCGCACTGCCGATGCTACTCGGCACGCGTGACGTGGCATTTCCGTTTATGAACTCGGTGAGTTTCTGGCTCTTCTTTACCGGCATGGTCATCATCAACGCGTCACTCGTCTTTGGTGGCTTCAGCAATGGCGGCTGGCTTGGATATCCACCACTGACTGGTATAGAATACAACCCTGGACCGGGAGTGGATTATTGGATATGGGCGCTGCAGATATCTGGTATAGGCAGCTTGCTTTCTGGTATCAATTTCACCGTTACCATCCTCAAACACCGTGCGCCTGGCATGACGCTCATGAAGATGCCCGTATTCGCCTGGAGCGTACTTGTGTCGATGGTGCTTGTCATGTTGGCGTTTCCAGTGCTTACCGCCACGCTCGGTATGCTCGCGCTCGATAGGGTAGCAGGTATGCACTTCTTTACTTCCGAAGCGGGTGGCAACCCCATGATGTATATCAATCTCATATGGGCGTGGGGGCACCCAGAGGTCTATATTCTCATACTGCCGGCATTTGGTATCTTCTCGGAAGTCGTAGCCACGTTTGCACGCAAACGCCTGTTTGGCTACACCACCATGGTGGCCGCGCTCATCGCTATCATGTTCCTCAGCTTTGTCGTCTGGCAACACCACTTCTTTACCATGGGGGCGGGTGCAAACGTCAACGCATTCTTTGGCATTATGACCATGATCATCGCCATCCCGACGGGGGTTAAACTGTTCAACTGGATCTTCACCATGTACAAAGGCCGCATCCGTTTCACCGCGCCGATGGTCTGGTTTATGTGCTTTGCGGTCACATTCACGATCGGCGGCGCCAGTGGTGTCATGATGGCGGTACCAGCGCTCGATTTCCAGGTACACAACACGATGTTCCTCGTGGCGCATTTCCACAATGTCATTATCGGTGGCGTGTTGTTTGGTTACTTCGCAGGCATATACTATTGGTGGCCAAAGATTTTCGGATTCAAACTCCACGACAAGTTTGGCAAGCTCTCAGCATACTGCTGGCAAGTAGGCTTCGTATTGGCATTTATTCCGCTCTATATCCTAGGTCTCATGGGCGCCGTGCGGCGCATCAATACCTACGATGATCCGTCTTGGGTGCCGCTCTTCGTCGTCTCGGCCGTCGGCGTCTGTGTGATCGGTCTCGGCGCCGTACTCATGATCCTCGGCATGGTGTATAGCGTCTGGAAACGCAAAGAGCTGGCCGACACTACGGGCGATCCATGGGACGGTCGTACGCTCGAATGGTCGATCCCGTCACCGGCACCGTTTTATAATTTCGCTATCGCACCAAAAGTAACGCGCCGCGACGAATGGTGGTATGCAAAGAAAGACGGCATCAAAAAGCCGAAGCGCGAAGACTACGAAGACATCGAACTACCCAAAAACACTGCCGAAGGCGTCTACATCGCTGTCGCAGCCGGTATGGTCGGCTTCGCGTTTATCTGGCATGTCTGGTGGATTTTGGTGGTCGCACTCATAGCCGTCGTAACACTTATCATCCGCCGCACGCTCAATGACGACACCGAGTACATACTCACGGCAGACGAACTCTATAGACTCGACAAGGAGGCGCGGGCATGA
- a CDS encoding YaaA family protein, whose product MLQILLHSSKTMRSAPPAPLPYQAPRLLHETLGLAGYLASLNTDEIAKAMKLSPKKAADTHELLATWSSDPGVTRPAVDAFIGDIYSGLQVASLSDADRMYANEHLLILSGLYGGLRALDSVTPYRLEMGYRLPNERYRNLYEYWGDRIATLLHPQVTAIINLSAVEYTKALLPYASQPVVTPKFLTISPKTGESTFVVVHAKIARGAFARWMIVNRVEDVARLQEFSDLGYVYDDRLSSSEEPVFVCREFGGLGLSVRLT is encoded by the coding sequence ATGCTACAGATTTTACTTCATTCGTCCAAGACGATGCGTTCTGCGCCACCTGCGCCGCTACCATATCAGGCACCTCGATTACTCCATGAGACTCTGGGATTGGCTGGATATTTGGCGTCGCTGAATACCGACGAAATTGCAAAGGCTATGAAACTTTCACCCAAAAAAGCTGCTGATACTCACGAGCTGCTGGCGACATGGTCGTCTGACCCGGGAGTGACTCGCCCGGCGGTCGATGCGTTTATTGGTGATATCTATAGTGGCCTGCAAGTTGCGTCACTATCGGATGCGGATCGCATGTATGCGAATGAGCATCTCCTGATACTGTCTGGCCTCTACGGGGGCTTAAGGGCCCTAGACAGTGTGACACCGTATCGACTCGAGATGGGATATCGCCTGCCAAATGAGCGCTATCGGAATCTCTACGAATATTGGGGCGATAGGATTGCTACATTGTTACATCCCCAAGTGACGGCAATCATAAACTTGTCGGCCGTCGAGTATACAAAAGCACTACTTCCCTACGCGTCCCAGCCTGTCGTGACGCCAAAGTTCTTGACTATTAGCCCTAAGACTGGTGAGTCGACATTCGTGGTGGTGCACGCCAAAATTGCCCGCGGCGCGTTTGCGCGCTGGATGATCGTAAACCGTGTCGAGGACGTGGCTCGGCTGCAGGAATTTAGCGATCTGGGATACGTATATGACGATAGGCTTAGTTCATCCGAAGAACCAGTATTTGTCTGCCGGGAATTTGGCGGGCTTGGGCTGAGTGTACGACTAACGTAG
- the cyoA gene encoding ubiquinol oxidase subunit II, producing MKRFLKASIIPLGVSAFVVLMWVLLRGVDIPVLMPSGQVADSQRKLLIFTVILSLVVIIPVFVILTVFALRYREGGKADYKPEWDGSAKLEALWWGIPIVIIGILSVVTWQTSHSLDPYKPIASDKKPLEVQVVALQWKWLFLYPEYEVATVNELPLPVDRPVHFSLAADAPMSAFWIPALGSQIYSMNGMDSQLNLIANKTGEYKGYNTNINGEGYAKMTFTAKVMPEVDFTSWTLTAPEKAMKAGDMIDESTYKMLAKPSVISEPQTYHLMDKNLYNTIVMKYMGHGQSSAATSDSHDMSTMDHSQMEAM from the coding sequence ATGAAACGTTTCTTGAAAGCCAGTATCATCCCACTCGGCGTCAGCGCCTTCGTCGTCCTGATGTGGGTACTGCTACGCGGCGTCGATATACCCGTACTCATGCCGAGCGGACAAGTAGCCGACAGCCAGCGCAAACTCCTCATCTTTACCGTCATCCTAAGCCTGGTCGTCATCATCCCGGTCTTCGTGATACTCACTGTTTTTGCGCTGCGCTACCGCGAAGGGGGCAAAGCCGACTACAAACCAGAATGGGATGGCAGCGCCAAACTCGAAGCACTGTGGTGGGGAATTCCTATCGTCATCATCGGTATACTGAGTGTCGTCACCTGGCAGACGAGTCACTCACTCGACCCCTACAAACCTATCGCCAGCGACAAGAAGCCGCTCGAAGTGCAGGTAGTCGCCCTGCAGTGGAAATGGCTGTTCCTGTATCCCGAATACGAAGTTGCGACTGTCAACGAATTGCCGCTTCCTGTCGATAGGCCGGTTCATTTCAGCCTTGCTGCCGACGCACCTATGAGTGCCTTCTGGATTCCGGCGCTTGGTTCGCAGATTTACTCCATGAACGGTATGGACTCGCAGCTCAACCTTATCGCGAACAAGACAGGTGAGTACAAAGGCTATAACACCAACATCAATGGCGAAGGCTACGCCAAGATGACGTTTACTGCCAAAGTCATGCCAGAAGTAGACTTCACCAGCTGGACCCTCACCGCACCAGAGAAGGCCATGAAAGCAGGCGACATGATCGACGAATCGACCTACAAGATGCTCGCCAAACCAAGTGTGATATCTGAGCCGCAAACCTACCACCTGATGGACAAAAATCTGTATAATACGATAGTTATGAAATACATGGGACACGGCCAATCGAGCGCAGCGACTTCTGACTCACACGACATGAGCACCATGGATCATAGCCAGATGGAGGCCATGTAG
- a CDS encoding MMPL family transporter, with amino-acid sequence MSKSTERTAPKRLRIVIPTIILLIWLVLGSVGGPYFGKISDVATNDQTTFLPASAESTQVSGELEKFQDEKSIPTILVFTDGDKILPDDTITKIKDETAKLSSRAEVVGEVSPPITSDDGKAALVVVNVSSNVKYDEFVPELRSTLDAASLPAQFKVTGPVGFLYDLAGAFAGIDGILLGVALAVVFIILLIVYRSPVLPFVVLLNSIFALSAAILVVYYLAKADLVTLNGQVQGILFILVIGAATDYALLYTARYREELTRHTHAYQAILASWRRSLEPILAAGGTVTAGLLCLLLSDLNSNKALGPVGAVGIILAIVSALTLLPSLLLMWGRKVFWPRMPKYRAQATLDIPKTGLWPRIAGFVGAHARSVWIVTTLILVVCSAGVTKLQADGVAQSDLILGVSEARDGQQLIDRHFPGGSGTPAQIIIPASQLDAAAAIVEADTGVASVSVRANNSDSGTKPLGRAEADIKEEIRTKAEQELTTQKADLRAQIEAQSPGMPSSVVDQIYDQAVANIPTADDIVADAYPFKDAAPKVVNGEVLLEATLEDNADSDAAQATVQRLRTSMHQLDSDARVGGTTATQLDTRTSAEHDRAVVLPTVLVVITIILMLLLRSVLAPILLLLTTILSFTATLGVSALLFNNVWHFPGADPSVVLYGFIFLVALGIDYNIFLMTRVREESLRIGTRRGVLAGLIVTGGVITSAGIVLAATFAALAVIPILFLAQLAFIVAFGVLLDTIIVRSLLVPALVHDIGNRVWWPSRKFKK; translated from the coding sequence ATGAGTAAGTCCACTGAACGCACCGCGCCAAAACGGCTTCGCATCGTCATCCCGACGATCATCCTGCTGATCTGGCTCGTGCTTGGTAGCGTCGGTGGACCGTATTTCGGCAAGATTAGCGACGTTGCCACCAACGATCAGACGACATTCCTGCCAGCCAGCGCCGAGTCTACCCAGGTGAGCGGAGAGCTCGAAAAATTCCAGGACGAAAAATCGATCCCGACAATCCTGGTATTCACCGACGGCGACAAAATCCTGCCGGATGATACTATCACCAAGATCAAAGACGAAACCGCCAAACTCTCATCACGTGCCGAAGTGGTAGGTGAGGTGTCGCCGCCTATCACGTCTGACGACGGCAAAGCCGCGCTAGTGGTTGTCAACGTGAGCAGCAATGTCAAATACGACGAATTCGTACCCGAACTACGCAGTACCCTCGACGCCGCCAGTCTACCAGCACAGTTCAAAGTCACCGGACCAGTCGGCTTCTTATACGACCTCGCTGGTGCGTTCGCCGGCATCGACGGTATCTTGCTTGGCGTCGCACTGGCCGTCGTGTTCATTATCTTGCTCATCGTATACCGATCACCGGTGTTGCCGTTCGTCGTACTGCTCAATAGTATCTTTGCGCTTTCAGCCGCTATCCTGGTAGTCTATTACCTCGCCAAGGCCGATCTCGTGACACTAAATGGCCAAGTGCAAGGTATCCTGTTCATCCTCGTCATCGGTGCCGCCACGGATTATGCGCTACTCTACACTGCTCGCTACCGCGAAGAGCTAACGCGTCATACACATGCATACCAGGCGATTTTGGCCAGTTGGCGACGCTCACTCGAGCCTATCCTCGCAGCTGGTGGCACTGTCACGGCTGGACTACTCTGTCTGCTATTGTCGGACCTTAATTCTAACAAAGCCCTGGGGCCAGTCGGTGCTGTCGGTATCATCCTGGCTATCGTAAGTGCACTCACACTATTACCAAGCCTACTGCTCATGTGGGGACGCAAAGTATTCTGGCCACGCATGCCAAAGTACCGCGCCCAAGCTACTCTCGATATTCCAAAGACAGGTCTGTGGCCACGCATCGCCGGGTTCGTGGGTGCACATGCACGTAGCGTCTGGATCGTCACCACACTCATCCTCGTAGTATGTAGCGCAGGCGTCACCAAACTCCAAGCAGATGGTGTCGCCCAAAGTGATCTTATCCTCGGGGTGTCCGAAGCCCGCGACGGCCAGCAGCTCATCGACCGGCATTTCCCAGGCGGCTCCGGCACCCCGGCACAAATCATCATACCGGCGAGCCAGCTCGATGCCGCGGCCGCTATAGTCGAAGCAGACACAGGCGTCGCCAGCGTTTCTGTCCGAGCCAATAACTCCGACTCTGGTACCAAGCCACTTGGCCGTGCCGAAGCCGATATTAAAGAAGAGATTCGCACCAAAGCAGAGCAAGAACTGACCACCCAAAAAGCCGACCTGCGTGCTCAGATCGAAGCCCAATCGCCCGGTATGCCAAGCAGCGTCGTCGATCAGATATACGATCAGGCGGTTGCCAATATCCCTACTGCGGATGACATCGTAGCCGATGCCTATCCGTTCAAAGACGCGGCGCCCAAGGTCGTCAACGGAGAAGTGCTACTCGAAGCAACGCTTGAAGACAATGCCGATTCCGACGCAGCACAAGCCACCGTCCAGCGGCTGCGTACCAGTATGCACCAACTCGATAGCGACGCACGTGTCGGCGGCACGACAGCCACACAACTCGATACCCGCACTAGCGCCGAGCACGATAGGGCAGTAGTGCTCCCGACAGTGCTCGTAGTCATTACCATCATCCTCATGCTCTTGCTGCGCTCTGTCCTTGCGCCTATCCTCCTTCTTCTCACCACCATACTGTCGTTTACTGCCACGCTCGGCGTCTCCGCGCTACTCTTCAACAACGTCTGGCACTTCCCTGGCGCCGATCCATCCGTCGTATTATACGGCTTCATCTTCCTGGTGGCGCTCGGCATCGACTACAATATCTTCCTCATGACACGTGTGCGCGAAGAATCACTGCGTATCGGCACTCGTCGCGGCGTCTTAGCTGGGCTCATCGTCACGGGAGGCGTCATCACCAGTGCCGGTATCGTACTGGCTGCTACGTTCGCCGCACTCGCCGTCATTCCAATCCTATTCCTAGCCCAACTGGCGTTTATCGTAGCATTCGGCGTTTTGCTCGACACCATCATCGTGCGCTCGCTCCTTGTCCCAGCCCTCGTGCACGATATCGGCAACCGTGTTTGGTGGCCTTCGCGCAAGTTCAAGAAATAG
- the cyoC gene encoding cytochrome o ubiquinol oxidase subunit III: MTSHAAHLKEKAEKASLGFWLYLMTDIMVFASLFATYVILRHGTNGGPASQDIFNLEFVMVETFLLLISSFTCGLAYLAIKAGEKRNALILLGTTITLGIGFVTMELYEFGELIRAGHGPAHSAFLSAFFTLVGTHGLHILIGIIWAIALGDYISKRGVTPDAARKFGLFAVFWHFLDLVWIFIFTIVYLLGAIS, encoded by the coding sequence ATGACATCGCACGCAGCACATCTGAAGGAAAAAGCAGAGAAAGCCTCGCTCGGCTTCTGGCTCTACCTCATGACGGACATCATGGTCTTCGCCAGTCTGTTTGCTACCTATGTGATACTCCGTCACGGCACCAATGGTGGACCCGCCAGTCAAGACATCTTCAATCTTGAATTCGTCATGGTCGAGACATTCCTACTCCTCATCAGCAGCTTCACGTGTGGCTTGGCGTACTTGGCAATCAAAGCAGGGGAGAAGCGAAACGCACTCATTCTACTCGGTACCACCATCACCCTTGGCATCGGCTTCGTCACTATGGAGCTGTACGAATTTGGCGAACTCATCCGAGCAGGGCACGGCCCCGCACATAGCGCCTTCCTGTCGGCATTCTTCACGCTCGTCGGCACGCATGGACTGCACATCCTCATCGGTATTATCTGGGCAATCGCGCTGGGAGATTACATCTCGAAGCGCGGCGTCACTCCAGATGCAGCTCGCAAATTTGGTCTTTTCGCCGTCTTCTGGCACTTCCTCGATCTCGTCTGGATCTTCATCTTCACTATCGTGTATTTATTAGGAGCTATATCATGA
- the cyoE gene encoding heme o synthase, whose product MSKIKAYYQLVKPGVMYGNVLTGVAGYLFAAGHFHQFSWVGFIATTLGMTFVVSAACVLNNYLDQDIDQIMARTKKRPSVTGEVSGPAMVTYSIVLLVLGTAVLALWTNWLVVAIGLIGFVTYVWLYGAWSKRLSLHGTTMGSISGAMPIAGGYAAVSGSIDIGLIMVFLILFFWQFPEFYSISIYRRKEYKAAGVPVISVVRGVPATIRWIFINTILYVLCTVALTPLGYTGWIYFVIMLIAGLYWIYVGYQGFSAKKPEEWARKRMFRLAMYHILLLCVMLSIGPLLP is encoded by the coding sequence GTGTCAAAGATCAAGGCGTACTACCAACTCGTTAAGCCTGGCGTGATGTACGGGAATGTCCTCACGGGTGTTGCTGGATACCTCTTCGCAGCCGGGCACTTCCACCAGTTCAGCTGGGTTGGTTTCATCGCTACTACACTCGGCATGACATTTGTCGTCTCGGCAGCTTGCGTGTTGAATAACTACCTCGACCAAGACATCGACCAGATCATGGCCCGGACAAAAAAGCGCCCGAGCGTCACCGGAGAGGTGAGTGGTCCGGCCATGGTAACCTATAGTATCGTGCTCCTCGTGCTCGGCACTGCCGTGCTCGCACTTTGGACCAACTGGCTTGTCGTCGCTATCGGCCTCATCGGGTTCGTCACCTACGTGTGGCTGTACGGCGCCTGGTCCAAGCGTCTCTCGCTCCATGGCACCACTATGGGTAGTATCTCTGGCGCCATGCCGATAGCGGGCGGCTACGCGGCTGTATCTGGGTCTATCGACATCGGCCTTATCATGGTATTTCTCATCCTCTTCTTTTGGCAGTTCCCGGAGTTCTATTCCATCTCCATCTACCGCCGCAAAGAATACAAAGCCGCTGGTGTACCAGTCATCTCTGTCGTACGCGGAGTCCCGGCTACCATTCGCTGGATCTTCATCAACACCATCCTCTATGTACTCTGTACCGTAGCGCTCACACCGCTTGGCTACACTGGCTGGATCTATTTCGTCATCATGCTCATCGCTGGGCTCTATTGGATATACGTCGGCTACCAAGGTTTCTCTGCAAAAAAGCCAGAAGAATGGGCCCGGAAGCGCATGTTCCGTCTGGCGATGTATCACATCCTTCTGCTATGCGTTATGCTGAGCATTGGACCACTACTACCATAA
- a CDS encoding alpha/beta fold hydrolase translates to MYDHLVHRWLRIPYRLHVDVVQDPPHPRATLLMVHGIGNNGHAWDNVIHGLPHNIRIITVDLLGFGRSPHPSHIRYNTHEQARSILQTYFSLGIPDQLMIVGHSLGSLVAVEIARRYPLLVKSLVLVSPPFYRPEDPATRQLIRKPDAILRDLYTVVQKHPEDFVRVACIAMKYKLVNNVFSVTSDNVATYMATLQAAIVNQTAMNDIEHLTLPITLVRGQLDPLVVPANLTYLARTMPNVTLRQTLASHELVGAMIPSVVQAVVQQLPPGQ, encoded by the coding sequence ATGTACGACCATCTCGTTCATCGCTGGCTGCGTATTCCGTATCGGCTCCACGTCGATGTCGTGCAAGATCCACCGCACCCACGAGCCACTCTCCTCATGGTTCATGGCATCGGCAACAACGGTCATGCTTGGGACAACGTGATTCACGGCTTACCACATAACATACGTATCATTACCGTTGATCTGCTTGGATTTGGCCGCTCGCCACACCCATCGCACATCCGATACAATACCCACGAGCAAGCTCGCAGTATACTGCAGACCTATTTCTCGCTCGGCATCCCAGACCAGCTGATGATCGTCGGTCATTCGCTCGGTTCGCTCGTAGCAGTCGAGATAGCCAGGCGATATCCATTACTCGTCAAATCTCTCGTACTTGTCAGTCCGCCTTTTTATCGTCCGGAAGATCCAGCGACGAGACAGCTGATCCGCAAGCCAGACGCTATACTTCGCGACCTCTACACAGTCGTCCAGAAACACCCCGAAGATTTCGTACGCGTAGCGTGCATTGCCATGAAATACAAACTTGTCAACAACGTATTCAGCGTCACGAGCGACAACGTCGCCACCTATATGGCCACTCTCCAGGCGGCCATCGTCAACCAGACCGCCATGAACGATATCGAGCATCTTACTCTACCAATCACGCTTGTACGTGGCCAGCTCGACCCTCTGGTGGTGCCCGCAAATCTCACATATCTTGCACGCACCATGCCAAATGTCACACTCAGACAGACGCTTGCCAGCCATGAACTCGTAGGTGCAATGATACCGAGCGTTGTGCAGGCTGTCGTCCAGCAACTACCACCAGGACAGTGA
- a CDS encoding M23 family metallopeptidase, protein MRNTAKSSIVFLAVLAMAVLGVMTPGTASADTWNPPRPAGIVPVDQPFLKLPFKRAFGQRLTVTQGWNEEATEETVIGPGVHAAIDFEGYPYGAPIVAAADGWAYYTYQRLIELVNYKDPITGRQINYIDEGAGLFVEVVHDKLATGVPGNPHWVTQYIHLDRVAAGIPYVTSTPSGTVTVGNQTITNYSPDGILRPQSELIRVGKRVRQGQVIGYMGDTGIGANWYDNWNPVLRTVLPRNRLVTPPWDPQGAYKVVSPTWATQLHFNLYAGRGADGKQGQQNRLDTFDLYAASDLGILPDHTYANPYTNNVKGGKPYAGPADSKTAFIRDSQGNLVFAG, encoded by the coding sequence ATGAGAAATACTGCAAAAAGCAGTATCGTATTTCTGGCAGTTTTGGCGATGGCGGTGCTCGGGGTCATGACGCCGGGTACGGCCTCTGCTGATACCTGGAACCCTCCAAGGCCGGCAGGCATCGTGCCCGTCGATCAACCGTTTCTGAAGTTGCCGTTCAAACGTGCGTTTGGACAGCGCCTCACAGTCACTCAAGGGTGGAATGAGGAGGCAACTGAGGAGACAGTCATCGGGCCTGGTGTCCATGCTGCAATCGATTTCGAGGGTTATCCATACGGTGCCCCAATTGTGGCGGCGGCAGATGGCTGGGCGTACTACACGTACCAAAGGCTCATCGAGCTGGTGAACTACAAAGACCCGATCACCGGTCGGCAGATCAACTACATCGACGAAGGTGCGGGCTTGTTCGTCGAGGTGGTGCACGACAAACTCGCCACAGGAGTGCCCGGTAACCCGCACTGGGTGACGCAGTATATCCACCTGGACCGTGTGGCAGCCGGTATCCCGTACGTCACATCCACCCCCAGCGGAACAGTGACCGTCGGCAATCAGACGATCACCAACTATTCTCCAGATGGGATCTTGCGACCCCAGAGTGAGTTGATCAGGGTGGGCAAGCGTGTCCGCCAGGGTCAGGTGATTGGCTACATGGGCGACACCGGCATCGGCGCCAACTGGTACGACAACTGGAACCCGGTGCTCCGGACAGTGCTGCCGCGCAATCGCCTGGTGACCCCACCATGGGATCCCCAGGGAGCCTACAAGGTGGTGTCTCCCACCTGGGCGACGCAGCTGCACTTCAACCTGTACGCCGGACGTGGTGCAGATGGCAAGCAAGGCCAGCAGAACAGATTGGACACGTTCGATCTGTACGCTGCTAGTGACCTCGGTATCCTGCCGGATCACACGTATGCCAACCCCTACACGAACAACGTGAAGGGAGGCAAGCCCTACGCGGGGCCAGCTGACTCCAAGACAGCGTTCATCCGCGACAGCCAAGGTAACCTGGTATTCGCGGGCTAG